One window from the genome of Treponema sp. OMZ 838 encodes:
- a CDS encoding VWA domain-containing protein — MTRKDRNSRKYSRKALRPIEEMSEKYPSGISDVTAINEEARAWLQIKMQQLRECLTKVWFSSKPCWWEPLRLTRNRTAHQTEDLSDNAFFNLCSTLFSNIGNIKQNLNANIQRYKQQSKKKRKFEKNAAPESAFGSTLERKQLVDAIEDAIQPVEPEDIPIAFPQNTFAQVAQHTLSEILNTQDVQKYMQSHAGLSENIQTDLLEWLQKTHGTLEKENPFFDEAIFVAQQKKQSAEEIAADLSAEKSKIQYHYKRLPSVSDSKRGTIQESTLDFDFYRKAFVEQKHITDSAADDTAKTVPAEEAQTSPEASIRVDDMQAENTPGKNEQVNTTHAKTVIQKTKNNEKNTLQWESPEKLEALRRNFIADMEKNLIERKTKWEQERIDTMRKQFLEELYKKIQNFMRLEKLLTPFTKNFGRLWDLSKHPFETSGFEILDTFAKLLEQDESLQELADLLGRQSRTQVVFEKELRDKIVITTEWHPQPAYRGEINGLKYSNDIAAALPCELALLKNPAAKKLFQLKCAQKQLLSFEYQNEQEELKESIEQEEVTMEKQEPKGPIIICVDTSGSMHGTPENIAKTVAFALAKIAAEQERLCYIISFSTDIETLEVKPNEDMELTNADGGNYLQKLVRFLRMSFNGGTDAEPALRKALNMLAGSDTATGYKNADVLMISDFVMGNLSADLVTAIEQEKEKNTGFYSLVIGASGNKNTIACFNHNWLYDTNDTRASRHLVEQLHELKTRK; from the coding sequence ATGACGAGAAAAGATAGAAACTCAAGAAAATATAGCAGGAAAGCATTGCGCCCTATTGAAGAAATGAGTGAAAAATACCCTTCCGGTATTTCCGATGTTACAGCAATCAATGAAGAAGCGCGTGCATGGCTGCAAATAAAAATGCAGCAGCTACGGGAATGTTTAACAAAAGTATGGTTTTCTTCAAAGCCTTGTTGGTGGGAACCGCTCCGTCTAACACGGAATAGAACCGCACACCAAACGGAAGATTTAAGCGATAATGCATTTTTCAATCTGTGCAGCACACTATTTTCCAACATCGGTAACATAAAACAAAATTTAAACGCAAACATTCAACGCTATAAGCAGCAATCGAAGAAAAAGCGAAAGTTTGAAAAAAATGCTGCCCCTGAATCTGCATTTGGTTCAACTCTGGAACGGAAGCAGTTGGTTGATGCGATCGAAGATGCCATACAGCCTGTTGAGCCGGAAGACATCCCCATTGCTTTTCCGCAGAATACATTTGCGCAGGTTGCACAGCATACGCTTTCCGAAATTCTGAATACGCAAGATGTACAAAAGTATATGCAAAGTCATGCAGGACTTTCCGAAAATATTCAGACCGACCTTTTGGAATGGCTGCAAAAGACACACGGCACATTGGAAAAAGAAAATCCGTTTTTCGATGAAGCAATCTTTGTTGCACAGCAGAAAAAGCAGTCTGCAGAAGAAATTGCAGCCGATCTTTCTGCGGAAAAGTCAAAAATACAGTATCACTATAAACGCCTTCCGTCAGTTAGCGATTCAAAACGCGGAACTATTCAGGAAAGTACGCTGGACTTTGATTTTTACCGCAAAGCATTTGTCGAGCAAAAACACATCACCGATAGTGCAGCAGACGATACCGCGAAAACAGTCCCAGCAGAGGAAGCACAAACGTCTCCGGAAGCAAGTATACGGGTAGACGATATGCAAGCAGAAAACACTCCCGGAAAAAATGAGCAAGTAAATACTACCCATGCAAAAACCGTAATACAGAAAACGAAAAATAATGAAAAAAATACGCTTCAATGGGAATCGCCGGAAAAACTTGAAGCGCTGCGCAGAAACTTTATTGCCGATATGGAAAAAAATCTCATCGAACGCAAAACAAAGTGGGAGCAGGAGAGGATCGATACTATGCGAAAGCAGTTTTTGGAGGAGCTGTATAAAAAAATACAAAACTTTATGCGGCTTGAAAAACTACTTACGCCGTTCACTAAAAATTTCGGAAGGCTCTGGGATTTATCCAAGCATCCCTTTGAAACAAGCGGGTTTGAAATTCTTGACACCTTTGCCAAACTTCTGGAACAAGATGAATCGCTGCAGGAACTTGCCGACCTTCTCGGCAGGCAAAGCCGTACACAAGTGGTGTTTGAAAAAGAGCTGCGGGATAAAATCGTTATAACAACGGAGTGGCACCCGCAACCTGCATACCGCGGAGAGATAAACGGACTTAAGTATTCAAACGATATTGCAGCGGCTCTTCCTTGTGAACTTGCTCTATTGAAAAATCCTGCGGCAAAAAAACTCTTTCAGCTGAAATGTGCGCAAAAACAGCTCCTGTCATTTGAGTATCAAAATGAGCAAGAGGAATTAAAAGAAAGTATCGAGCAAGAAGAGGTAACGATGGAAAAGCAAGAACCCAAGGGACCGATTATCATCTGCGTTGACACAAGCGGCTCTATGCACGGCACTCCGGAGAATATTGCAAAAACAGTAGCATTTGCACTGGCAAAGATCGCCGCAGAACAGGAACGGCTTTGCTATATCATCTCGTTTTCCACGGATATTGAAACACTGGAAGTAAAACCGAATGAGGATATGGAATTGACAAATGCGGACGGAGGCAACTACCTGCAAAAACTGGTACGTTTTTTACGTATGTCGTTTAACGGCGGAACCGATGCAGAACCTGCGCTGCGGAAAGCGCTTAACATGCTTGCAGGCAGCGATACTGCAACAGGATATAAAAATGCCGATGTACTGATGATCTCGGACTTCGTAATGGGCAATCTTTCAGCTGACCTTGTTACCGCTATCGAACAGGAAAAAGAAAAGAACACCGGCTTTTACAGCCTTGTTATCGGAGCAAGCGGCAACAAAAATACCATCGCCTGTTTTAATCACAACTGGCTGTACGACACCAATGATACCCGCGCGTCCCGGCATCTTGTTGAACAGCTGCATGAACTGAAAACGCGGAAATAA
- a CDS encoding AAA family ATPase — translation MAETIKHHDRISVLKNALSEGLYEKDEALRLALLTAIAGESIFFLGAPGCAKSMLARRVVQAFKADGAGSVQYFETLLNQFSTPEDVFGNISLKALNGEGESGKEEYRRLTENMLPEADIAFLDEIWKASPAILNTLLTIINERKFHNGSKVQDVPLKALLAASNELPAKDRGLEALYDRFIIRLPIGFIQNEDSFFDMVEGSSSEFELSDEIKKLQISNEDLKNWKTQIDAVQLSEESRAVISAIRKELTVQNETLSEEEKAAGESFAIGDRRWKKIVRILKTSAFLNDRTEVDLMDCQLIEYCIWSTGKQQKKVRQIVETCIQQNGLDCDTAIDDINDRIEEFTAKVEKDWFETVTESATDKIITIDNQECYECIRRGTSETWYITVGKGKHNLSNTYHDVYDSNKTYDTSDSFKKTDDQISCHHIFRVKKNSATTHFEQKKFSDIAQETSQKNFDKAYYKPIVDEIHTEIKALKDKKEADAVPFKANLFANQDYNKSLTAKLDEAIRQLQDAEITLAKQHNRYFNAELNTDFSEGDVILKDGTAFSSEEIKNLTEEQKKNVIAVVCIADDKTFAIGISEKKLAWNALKEYALHYGDALPKDYAANWSVPDKAQLYAIWKNRDKLNTSLTALGIQGGLLTPQEYWSASENGEAAAFYQLFDENGLQDHTTKDHEYAVRTIREWNKI, via the coding sequence ATGGCAGAAACAATAAAACATCACGATAGGATATCAGTGCTTAAAAATGCGCTCAGCGAAGGTCTATACGAAAAAGACGAAGCGCTGCGCCTTGCACTTTTAACAGCAATTGCAGGGGAAAGTATTTTCTTTTTGGGTGCTCCCGGGTGTGCCAAAAGCATGCTTGCGCGGCGCGTTGTGCAAGCATTTAAGGCGGACGGAGCGGGAAGCGTTCAGTATTTTGAAACGCTCTTAAATCAATTTTCTACGCCGGAAGATGTGTTCGGCAATATTTCGCTCAAAGCCTTGAACGGCGAAGGTGAAAGCGGCAAAGAAGAATACCGCCGCCTCACAGAGAACATGCTACCCGAAGCGGATATCGCCTTTCTCGATGAAATTTGGAAGGCAAGTCCCGCAATCCTCAATACACTTCTTACCATCATAAACGAGCGGAAATTTCATAACGGCAGTAAAGTACAGGACGTACCTCTAAAAGCTTTACTTGCTGCGTCAAACGAACTGCCTGCAAAAGACCGCGGGCTTGAAGCTTTGTATGACCGGTTCATTATTCGTTTACCTATCGGTTTTATTCAAAACGAAGATAGCTTTTTTGATATGGTAGAAGGTTCGTCCTCTGAATTTGAACTTTCCGATGAGATTAAAAAATTGCAGATTTCCAACGAGGACTTAAAAAACTGGAAAACACAGATCGACGCAGTGCAGCTTTCAGAAGAATCACGAGCGGTTATTTCTGCAATCCGTAAAGAACTGACGGTGCAGAATGAGACATTGAGCGAAGAAGAAAAAGCTGCCGGTGAATCATTTGCAATCGGCGACCGCCGTTGGAAAAAAATAGTGCGCATCTTAAAGACATCCGCATTTTTGAACGACCGTACAGAAGTAGATTTAATGGACTGTCAGCTGATTGAATACTGCATCTGGAGCACGGGAAAACAGCAGAAAAAGGTACGCCAAATCGTAGAGACGTGCATTCAACAAAACGGACTGGATTGCGATACTGCGATAGATGACATTAACGACCGGATTGAAGAGTTTACAGCAAAAGTTGAGAAAGATTGGTTTGAAACAGTAACAGAATCTGCAACTGATAAAATTATTACGATCGATAATCAAGAATGCTATGAGTGTATACGCAGGGGAACAAGTGAAACGTGGTACATTACTGTGGGTAAAGGAAAGCATAATTTATCGAATACCTATCACGATGTTTATGATTCAAATAAAACATATGATACAAGTGATAGCTTTAAGAAAACAGATGATCAAATTTCATGTCATCATATTTTTAGGGTAAAGAAAAATTCCGCAACAACTCATTTTGAACAAAAAAAATTCTCCGATATTGCTCAAGAAACCTCACAAAAGAATTTTGACAAAGCATATTATAAGCCTATTGTGGATGAAATCCATACTGAAATTAAGGCGCTAAAAGACAAAAAAGAAGCGGATGCGGTACCCTTTAAAGCAAACCTCTTTGCAAATCAGGATTATAATAAAAGTCTTACTGCAAAACTGGATGAGGCAATCCGGCAGCTTCAAGATGCGGAAATCACACTTGCTAAACAGCATAACAGGTATTTCAACGCAGAACTCAATACGGATTTTTCAGAAGGAGATGTTATTCTCAAAGACGGAACCGCTTTTTCTTCGGAAGAAATTAAAAATCTGACAGAGGAACAGAAAAAAAATGTGATTGCAGTTGTGTGCATTGCTGACGATAAAACCTTTGCTATCGGTATAAGTGAAAAGAAACTGGCATGGAATGCACTCAAAGAATATGCCCTTCATTACGGCGATGCCTTACCAAAAGACTACGCAGCAAATTGGAGTGTTCCCGACAAAGCTCAACTGTATGCAATATGGAAAAACAGAGATAAGCTCAATACTTCTTTAACCGCACTCGGCATTCAAGGAGGACTGCTTACTCCACAGGAATACTGGTCGGCATCCGAAAACGGAGAAGCGGCAGCCTTCTATCAACTTTTTGATGAGAACGGTTTGCAAGACCATACAACAAAAGATCATGAGTATGCGGTTCGCACTATCCGTGAATGGAATAAAATATAG